From one Caldithrix abyssi DSM 13497 genomic stretch:
- a CDS encoding polysaccharide biosynthesis/export family protein produces MRTLISLTFFIFFMGMSSLSHAQDTQLNFFTDPEWEKYPFKPGDGLMISTLPDTTSFINGVYPIDDRGFAELPMIGKVNVSKMTVHQLVAFLRKNYESYLRFPNIYVKPLARVSLLGGFTRPGLYYVDVNSSLWDLIYMAGGTLTEDGIYEMHWQRNEKERSGDLTGFFESGISLKKMGFKSGDIFWTPSPTRRTFWDKVRDVMPILTFATTVWAIYNTYQRDILILRSR; encoded by the coding sequence ATGCGTACACTAATATCGCTTACATTTTTTATCTTTTTTATGGGAATGAGCTCGCTAAGTCACGCTCAGGATACGCAGTTAAACTTTTTCACTGATCCTGAGTGGGAAAAGTATCCTTTTAAGCCGGGCGATGGATTGATGATTTCCACCTTACCGGATACCACTTCCTTTATTAACGGCGTTTATCCCATCGATGACCGTGGTTTTGCTGAACTGCCCATGATCGGTAAGGTTAACGTTTCTAAAATGACCGTACATCAATTGGTCGCTTTTTTGAGAAAAAATTATGAAAGCTATTTGAGATTCCCCAATATTTACGTTAAACCATTGGCCAGAGTGAGCCTGTTAGGTGGTTTTACCAGACCGGGGCTTTACTATGTTGACGTTAATAGTTCGTTGTGGGACCTGATTTACATGGCCGGCGGAACTTTGACAGAGGATGGTATTTATGAAATGCACTGGCAAAGAAACGAGAAAGAACGCTCCGGCGACCTGACCGGGTTTTTTGAGAGCGGTATCTCCTTAAAAAAGATGGGCTTTAAATCCGGCGATATATTCTGGACGCCCTCGCCGACTCGCAGAACGTTCTGGGACAAAGTAAGAGATGTAATGCCCATTTTGACCTTTGCTACAACGGTCTGGGCCATCTATAATACGTACCAGCGAGACATTTTAATTTTACGAAGCAGATGA
- a CDS encoding sugar transferase: MQRPPEKNTLIVGWNVEAVQLYDRLLETPALGYNVRGFIRPAGNDRRRHYKNVPVVGDLENFSECVKKYKISEALIVLSPSEKTYLPQIIDLCTKNNVEYSIVSDAYEEDYDHVVRHIIRVVLKPREFGFRRIFDILISVTLLILLFPLFIITAIAIKLDSPGPLFYSQQRLGKDGKIFKVYKFRSMVQDAEKLTGPVWAGKEDPRITRVGRILRKTRIDELPQLMNVLLGDMSFIGPRPERPFFAQQFKKQIPFYMARLKTKPGITGLAQVTVGYDETIEDVKEKIKKDIEYIENKDSLLLNLKILLKTIAVVLKGEGQ, encoded by the coding sequence ATGCAAAGACCTCCTGAAAAAAATACTTTGATTGTCGGATGGAATGTTGAGGCCGTTCAGCTTTATGACAGACTCCTTGAAACGCCCGCTCTGGGTTATAATGTCAGGGGGTTCATCCGTCCCGCCGGCAATGATCGCCGAAGGCATTATAAAAATGTTCCCGTCGTTGGCGATCTGGAGAATTTTAGCGAGTGCGTTAAAAAGTATAAAATCAGCGAAGCGCTCATTGTCCTTTCGCCTTCGGAAAAGACATATCTTCCACAAATCATCGATCTTTGTACTAAAAATAATGTTGAATATTCGATCGTTTCCGATGCCTACGAAGAAGATTACGACCATGTTGTTCGCCATATTATTCGCGTTGTGCTAAAACCAAGGGAATTTGGTTTTAGAAGAATTTTTGATATTTTAATTTCTGTCACCTTACTCATTTTACTATTTCCGCTGTTTATTATTACGGCTATTGCCATCAAACTGGATTCTCCCGGGCCGCTTTTCTATTCTCAGCAAAGGTTGGGTAAGGACGGAAAAATATTTAAGGTTTACAAATTCAGATCCATGGTGCAGGATGCGGAGAAGTTGACCGGCCCGGTGTGGGCTGGTAAGGAAGACCCTCGAATAACGCGTGTGGGACGCATTTTAAGAAAAACGCGCATTGATGAACTGCCCCAATTAATGAACGTTCTGTTGGGCGATATGAGCTTTATCGGCCCCCGACCGGAACGTCCTTTTTTTGCGCAGCAGTTCAAAAAACAAATTCCCTTTTATATGGCTCGTTTAAAAACCAAGCCGGGCATTACCGGGCTGGCCCAGGTAACCGTGGGCTATGATGAAACCATTGAAGACGTTAAAGAAAAGATAAAGAAAGACATCGAATATATTGAAAATAAAGATTCGTTGCTTTTGAATTTAAAAATACTCCTCAAGACGATCGCGGTTGTTTTAAAAGGCGAAGGCCAATAA
- a CDS encoding STAS domain-containing protein encodes MEKLQIDSKFADQSGEIMVVELGGHVDQSNSYQLERLFDNIIESGCYRVIVDFSKVYYMSSAGWGVFVGEIKRFRDRGGDIKLANMNPDIYEVYQMLEFYHILDDYPSVEAAAAAFKKDQEEIDLVIDEIEEGESEEAAAASPETPEQEESVEEIDLEEIVADSAETKDKEKSETTPISSTDFGKEAVHDFVPTSLHTDVKLADLPLPEKIKRVIAQNPLIGIWGIRKILRHEHFGRTKVGIFKLYKILRDLDLDTKAKRYRFYRSC; translated from the coding sequence ATGGAAAAATTACAAATTGATTCAAAATTTGCTGATCAAAGCGGTGAAATTATGGTCGTCGAATTAGGCGGCCACGTTGATCAGTCTAATAGTTATCAATTAGAACGGCTGTTTGATAACATAATAGAAAGCGGATGCTATCGAGTAATCGTAGATTTTAGCAAAGTGTACTATATGAGCAGCGCCGGCTGGGGCGTGTTTGTTGGCGAGATTAAACGCTTCAGGGATCGTGGCGGCGATATCAAGCTGGCCAATATGAATCCCGATATTTACGAAGTCTATCAAATGTTGGAATTTTATCATATTTTAGATGATTATCCTTCTGTGGAAGCCGCCGCCGCCGCCTTTAAAAAAGATCAGGAAGAGATCGATCTGGTGATTGATGAAATCGAAGAGGGAGAAAGCGAAGAAGCGGCAGCCGCTTCTCCGGAAACGCCAGAGCAAGAAGAGAGCGTAGAAGAAATTGATCTGGAAGAAATTGTGGCCGACAGTGCAGAAACAAAAGACAAAGAAAAAAGCGAGACTACGCCGATTTCGTCAACCGATTTCGGCAAAGAAGCGGTGCACGATTTTGTGCCTACCTCTTTGCATACAGATGTTAAACTGGCCGATTTACCGCTTCCTGAAAAAATTAAACGCGTAATCGCTCAAAATCCGTTGATCGGAATATGGGGAATCAGAAAAATCTTGCGTCATGAACATTTTGGCCGTACCAAAGTTGGCATATTTAAATTATATAAGATTTTGCGCGATTTGGATCTAGATACCAAAGCCAAACGTTATCGATTTTATAGGTCATGTTAA